A single region of the Chryseobacterium sp. 6424 genome encodes:
- a CDS encoding SPOR domain-containing protein, producing the protein MKPILRIFFALFLISSQTIDAQQIVKTDTLGSTPLTMSMDKDVDNLLSNFEDKCATNLARAEDNPRTTTPRVTVPERELSKAEICRRNPRIMGYKIQVAVVKSNEEAREVGAYFRRRFPNMKVEIDASLRPNYKVLAGSYLSKQSAAADLSRIRQHFKSAISVQYRVFCVEAK; encoded by the coding sequence ATGAAACCGATACTCCGAATATTTTTTGCACTTTTTTTAATTTCTTCCCAGACTATTGATGCCCAGCAGATTGTAAAGACCGACACCCTCGGCAGCACACCACTTACAATGAGTATGGATAAAGATGTGGACAACCTTCTCAGCAACTTCGAAGATAAATGTGCTACAAACCTGGCGCGTGCTGAAGACAACCCGAGAACGACTACCCCCAGAGTTACTGTGCCTGAAAGAGAGCTTTCCAAAGCAGAGATTTGCCGCAGAAACCCGCGTATTATGGGTTATAAGATCCAGGTAGCTGTAGTGAAAAGCAATGAAGAAGCCCGTGAAGTCGGGGCGTATTTCAGACGACGCTTCCCGAATATGAAGGTGGAAATTGATGCTTCACTAAGGCCTAATTACAAAGTACTCGCAGGCAGCTATCTAAGTAAGCAGAGCGCCGCGGCAGACCTGTCCCGTATAAGACAACATTTTAAATCTGCCATTTCCGTGCAATACCGCGTTTTCTGTGTGGAAGCAAAGTAA
- a CDS encoding sensor histidine kinase, whose protein sequence is MNNRFIPFISVLMTISMIVFVTLQLYWIKELYSALNQDFSNRVYSALETSALKTQQLELDKYFNQDYKNFAKNVIDSSQQPTGTYIQQNSDSANRSTVIWQKSIIENQNVPISARGDSLLLTKLYTDEGILKIKRENTEPLTAQLSQDINNNTYALRQFAKLSASNLPIEKRVNLKLLDSVLSKELKMNGLNTKFGFAVMDKQNKLTKIVNGTYLDQKDKSNYTYPLFTDSKDRTLYTLALVFPRKDYSLAKNNLPMLLGTFMSLLTILGIYIISINYMMRQKKIAEVKTDFINNMSHEFKTPLATISVATDSLANDKIATNPEKVKYYSGLIKQENLRMKKQVENVLNMSKLERNEVKLFLKETDVRSLIKEISESFGILIAQRNGTLVQEFNTHKYHFKVDEFHLSNALVNLLDNANKYSPEAPQIRVRTRNEGNWYVIEISDKGMGMDMTNKTRIFEKFFREETGNIHNVKGQGLGLSYVKKIIELHKGQITVESQKGIGSTFTVKLPMV, encoded by the coding sequence ATGAATAACAGGTTTATTCCTTTTATTTCTGTACTGATGACGATCTCGATGATCGTTTTTGTTACGCTGCAACTTTACTGGATCAAAGAACTGTACTCTGCGCTCAATCAGGATTTTTCGAACCGCGTATATTCTGCGCTGGAAACTTCGGCCCTTAAAACCCAGCAACTGGAGTTGGATAAATACTTCAATCAGGACTATAAAAATTTTGCCAAAAATGTTATTGACAGCAGTCAGCAGCCTACCGGAACTTATATACAGCAAAATTCCGACTCGGCGAACCGTTCTACCGTAATATGGCAGAAAAGTATCATCGAAAACCAGAACGTCCCCATCTCGGCACGCGGCGACAGTCTTTTGTTGACCAAACTTTATACCGATGAGGGCATCCTGAAGATCAAAAGAGAAAATACGGAGCCTCTTACCGCGCAACTCAGCCAAGATATCAATAACAATACGTATGCCCTGCGCCAGTTTGCGAAACTTAGCGCCTCTAACCTTCCGATTGAGAAACGTGTAAACCTGAAACTTTTAGATTCGGTACTCTCCAAAGAGTTGAAAATGAATGGACTAAACACCAAATTCGGTTTCGCGGTGATGGATAAGCAAAACAAACTGACGAAGATTGTAAACGGCACTTATCTCGACCAGAAAGATAAAAGCAACTATACCTATCCGCTGTTTACAGATAGTAAAGACCGTACTTTGTACACGCTGGCACTGGTTTTCCCACGCAAAGATTATTCCTTGGCGAAGAATAATTTGCCCATGCTGCTCGGGACCTTCATGTCATTGCTTACCATCCTGGGCATTTATATCATCTCGATTAATTACATGATGCGGCAGAAAAAGATCGCGGAAGTGAAAACCGATTTCATCAACAATATGTCGCATGAGTTCAAAACACCGTTGGCCACCATTTCCGTAGCCACAGATTCATTGGCGAATGATAAAATCGCCACCAACCCAGAAAAGGTGAAATACTATTCCGGCCTCATCAAACAGGAAAACCTGCGGATGAAAAAACAGGTGGAAAACGTGCTTAATATGTCGAAACTGGAAAGAAACGAAGTCAAACTTTTCCTGAAAGAGACGGATGTGCGCTCGCTTATAAAAGAAATATCGGAATCGTTTGGCATTTTGATTGCCCAGCGAAACGGAACGTTGGTACAGGAATTCAACACCCACAAATATCATTTTAAAGTGGATGAATTTCATCTCTCAAACGCTCTTGTAAATCTACTCGATAACGCCAATAAATATTCACCAGAGGCACCGCAAATCCGTGTACGGACAAGAAACGAAGGCAACTGGTACGTAATAGAGATTTCTGATAAAGGCATGGGGATGGATATGACCAATAAAACCCGCATTTTCGAGAAGTTCTTCCGCGAAGAGACAGGCAATATCCATAACGTAAAAGGGCAAGGACTGGGGCTTTCCTATGTGAAGAAGATTATCGAGCTCCATAAAGGGCAGATTACGGTAGAATCGCAGAAAGGCATTGGCAGTACCTTTACTGTAAAATTGCCGATGGTATAA
- a CDS encoding SRPBCC domain-containing protein, producing the protein MNTEVIFNADNEAKQIYVMQVFPVDVTVLWDHFTNAELLDLWWAPKPWTCETITLNFQEEGVWQYAMVGPENERHHAAATYHEINLHRSFDWTDYFTNEHGQEDRRFPSVKWLFGFTGVENGTKLTINIHFNDVAEMNQMLEMGFEQGFRQALSQLSKILSEKGLHQ; encoded by the coding sequence ATGAACACAGAAGTTATCTTCAATGCCGACAATGAAGCAAAGCAAATCTACGTAATGCAGGTTTTCCCGGTGGACGTTACAGTTTTATGGGACCATTTTACCAACGCCGAACTGCTGGATCTTTGGTGGGCGCCAAAACCCTGGACCTGCGAAACCATCACCTTAAATTTTCAGGAAGAAGGCGTTTGGCAATACGCCATGGTTGGCCCGGAAAACGAAAGACACCACGCCGCCGCCACGTATCATGAGATCAATCTGCACCGCAGTTTCGACTGGACGGATTATTTCACCAATGAACACGGCCAGGAAGACCGAAGGTTCCCCTCAGTAAAATGGCTTTTTGGTTTCACCGGTGTTGAAAATGGTACTAAACTAACGATCAACATCCACTTCAATGATGTTGCGGAAATGAACCAGATGCTTGAAATGGGTTTTGAACAGGGCTTCCGGCAGGCGCTCTCGCAACTATCTAAGATTCTTTCGGAAAAAGGTCTTCATCAATAA
- a CDS encoding c-type cytochrome, producing MISWRKHYKRGLIAIGLLLSTSASIYAQGDAKNGEKLFKANCTACHALDKDLIGPSLGGVVDRLKTEQNLDTDWLHKWIKDNKSLRASGDKYANEVYEKYNKVEMLPFPNLSDKDIDDILEYTTNPPAAEPAADAAGAGDNATVSAEALETAKTESQNSKIILISMLAIGALLLWLLMKLNELVKLQQSEELAGSQANQAVSWGRLYQKYHYVGKGILGVLAILAAYGIWNSLMWIGVYKGYKPEQPIYFSHKIHVGENKIDCQLCHSSAKYGKVSEIPSMNVCMNCHRTISEYNGKYMEPGKDKAFYDGEIQKIYAATGWDPSTQQYTGKTQPVEWVRIHNMPDFVYFDHSQHVVAGEQAIINSHNKKNPNAKIDVVCKACHGQIDTMNVVQMANDFTMGWCVECHRTTEVDMNNGYNKEYFKNLHDKLKKQYGSQAKITVDAIGGLECGKCHY from the coding sequence ATGATTAGTTGGAGAAAGCATTACAAGAGGGGTCTTATCGCAATAGGTCTATTGCTGTCGACCAGTGCTTCTATTTACGCCCAAGGAGATGCCAAGAACGGTGAAAAGCTTTTCAAAGCTAACTGTACGGCATGTCACGCATTGGATAAAGACCTCATCGGTCCTTCACTCGGTGGTGTGGTAGACAGACTTAAAACAGAGCAGAATCTCGATACCGATTGGCTCCATAAATGGATTAAAGACAATAAGTCCTTAAGAGCTTCTGGTGATAAGTATGCCAATGAAGTTTACGAAAAATACAATAAGGTAGAGATGCTCCCGTTCCCGAATCTTTCGGATAAGGACATTGATGATATCTTAGAGTATACCACTAATCCGCCAGCCGCTGAGCCAGCTGCCGATGCCGCAGGCGCGGGGGATAATGCGACCGTATCCGCGGAAGCGCTGGAAACTGCTAAAACAGAATCCCAAAACTCAAAAATCATTCTGATCTCTATGTTGGCCATTGGCGCATTGTTGCTGTGGTTGCTTATGAAGCTTAACGAACTTGTGAAATTGCAGCAAAGCGAGGAGCTTGCGGGTTCGCAGGCTAACCAGGCGGTTTCATGGGGACGTTTGTATCAGAAATATCATTATGTAGGTAAAGGTATCCTCGGTGTACTGGCAATCTTGGCTGCTTACGGGATCTGGAATTCACTAATGTGGATTGGGGTTTACAAAGGATATAAGCCGGAGCAACCCATCTATTTCTCACACAAAATCCACGTAGGCGAAAACAAGATTGACTGTCAACTTTGTCACTCAAGTGCAAAATATGGTAAGGTATCAGAAATCCCATCCATGAACGTGTGTATGAACTGTCACCGTACCATTTCCGAATATAACGGGAAATACATGGAGCCAGGAAAAGACAAAGCGTTTTATGACGGAGAAATCCAGAAAATATACGCCGCAACAGGTTGGGATCCTTCCACACAGCAGTATACGGGCAAAACACAGCCGGTTGAATGGGTGAGAATCCACAATATGCCAGACTTTGTATATTTCGATCACTCTCAGCACGTTGTTGCAGGTGAACAAGCAATCATCAACTCCCACAATAAGAAAAACCCGAACGCGAAGATTGATGTGGTATGTAAAGCGTGCCACGGACAGATTGACACCATGAATGTGGTACAGATGGCCAACGATTTCACCATGGGTTGGTGTGTGGAATGTCACCGTACGACCGAAGTTGATATGAACAATGGTTATAATAAAGAATACTTCAAAAATCTGCACGACAAACTGAAAAAACAGTACGGCTCACAAGCCAAAATTACCGTCGATGCAATTGGAGGTCTTGAGTGTGGTAAATGTCATTATTAA
- a CDS encoding response regulator transcription factor: protein MSNRILLVEDDQSFGAVLKDYLTINNFEVTLATDGEQGLKEFTENEFDICIFDVMMPKKDGFSLAEDVKRIDKNTPIIFLTARNMREDILKGYQLGADDYITKPFDTELLLYKIKAILQRSTVAEDDEQEQFKISNIFFDSMLRQLRVGDHEYKLSPKENELLKLLCMHRNDFMPRDLALRKIWKKENYFTARSMDVYIAKLRKLLKDDPGLEIINVHGEGFRLLVKN from the coding sequence ATGAGTAACAGGATCTTATTAGTAGAAGATGACCAAAGTTTTGGCGCAGTTCTCAAGGATTATCTCACCATAAATAACTTTGAAGTCACACTGGCGACAGATGGGGAACAAGGATTGAAAGAATTCACCGAAAACGAATTCGATATCTGCATCTTTGATGTGATGATGCCCAAAAAAGACGGCTTCAGCCTTGCGGAAGACGTAAAGCGCATTGATAAAAACACACCGATTATCTTCCTTACCGCCCGGAATATGCGCGAAGATATCCTTAAAGGTTATCAATTGGGCGCGGATGATTATATCACCAAACCGTTTGATACGGAGTTGCTTCTGTATAAGATAAAAGCCATCCTACAGCGTAGTACCGTGGCGGAGGATGATGAACAAGAGCAGTTTAAGATCAGCAATATTTTCTTTGATTCCATGTTGCGGCAATTGCGTGTCGGTGATCACGAGTATAAACTTTCTCCTAAAGAAAACGAACTGCTAAAACTGCTTTGTATGCACCGTAATGATTTTATGCCGAGGGATTTAGCCCTCAGGAAAATCTGGAAAAAAGAAAACTATTTCACCGCCAGAAGTATGGATGTGTATATCGCTAAACTCAGGAAGCTGTTAAAGGATGATCCAGGCCTGGAAATCATCAATGTACATGGCGAAGGCTTCCGGCTATTGGTGAAAAACTAA